The Streptomyces sp. NBC_00344 genome includes a window with the following:
- a CDS encoding ABC transporter substrate-binding protein codes for MRSIFKVSAAAVSGVLALTALTGCGGNSADEGKNSNKVKIMVGGLDKVIYMPAMLTQRLGYFKDQGLDVSLLTEPAGVQAETALVSGDVQGAVGFYDHTLDLQVKGKHVESVVQFSHAPGEVEMVSNKAAGDISSPKDFKGKKLGVTGLGSSTDFLTKYLAVHNGVKTSEFTPVAVGAGQTFVAALKQGSIQGGMTTDPTVANIVDQKLGKVLLDMRTPAGSQAALGGPYPSSSLYMNADWVDGHKATVQKLANAFVKTLKWMSSHSPEEIAAKMPADYAQGGKTLYAQSIKSTLPMFTTDGVMPANGPETVEKVLKAFNPNLKNATVDLSKTYTTEFAKKAH; via the coding sequence ATGCGCAGCATCTTCAAGGTGTCGGCGGCCGCAGTGTCGGGTGTGCTGGCGCTCACCGCGCTCACCGGCTGTGGCGGTAACTCCGCGGACGAGGGGAAGAACAGCAACAAGGTCAAGATCATGGTGGGCGGCCTCGACAAGGTCATCTACATGCCCGCGATGCTCACCCAGCGCCTGGGTTACTTCAAGGACCAGGGGCTCGATGTCTCGCTGCTGACCGAGCCCGCGGGTGTCCAGGCCGAGACCGCGCTCGTCTCCGGGGACGTCCAGGGCGCCGTCGGCTTCTACGACCACACTCTCGATCTTCAGGTCAAGGGCAAGCACGTGGAGTCCGTGGTGCAGTTCTCGCACGCGCCCGGCGAGGTCGAGATGGTCTCCAACAAGGCCGCCGGGGACATCAGCAGCCCCAAGGACTTCAAGGGCAAGAAGCTCGGCGTCACCGGCCTCGGTTCGTCCACCGACTTCCTCACCAAATATCTGGCGGTCCACAACGGAGTGAAGACCAGCGAGTTCACACCGGTCGCGGTGGGGGCGGGTCAGACCTTCGTCGCCGCGCTGAAGCAGGGCTCGATCCAGGGCGGGATGACGACCGACCCGACGGTCGCGAACATCGTGGACCAGAAGCTCGGCAAGGTCCTGCTCGACATGCGTACGCCCGCAGGATCACAGGCCGCGCTCGGTGGCCCCTACCCCTCGTCGAGCCTGTACATGAACGCCGACTGGGTCGACGGCCACAAGGCGACGGTGCAGAAGCTGGCCAACGCCTTCGTGAAGACCCTGAAGTGGATGTCGTCGCACTCGCCGGAGGAGATCGCGGCGAAGATGCCGGCCGACTACGCGCAGGGAGGCAAGACGCTCTACGCGCAGTCCATCAAGTCGACGCTGCCGATGTTCACCACGGACGGTGTGATGCCCGCGAACGGTCCCGAGACGGTCGAGAAGGTACTCAAAGCCTTCAATCCGAACCTCAAGAACGCCACGGTGGACCTCAGCAAGACGTACACAACTGAGTTCGCGAAGAAGGCCCACTGA
- a CDS encoding sensor histidine kinase, whose protein sequence is MNTGQPRRLRIGLPRRVFSQVLLMQLAIAGGVAVLATGLFLRPLSAQLDDEAMRRALAIAETTASPRIAGELLRTPPTVNGPVQAYAERIQKATGAEYIVICDRRGVRWSHPTPSEVGRPVSTSASAPLSGHEVMGIDTGTLGRSARGKVPLRDDHGRIVGAVSVGITYDSVRTQLLGMVPGLLAYAGGALAAGALAAYLISRRLQRQTHDLAFSDISALLAEREAMLHGIREGVVALDSENKIRLMNDEAQRLLNLGSEAIGLPLADALGEGRIADVLAGRVTGDDLLTVRGQRVLITNRMPTDDGGAVATLRDRTELERLGRELDSTRGLIDALRAQDHEHANRMHTLLGLLELEMHEEAADFVTEVVGVHRTTAERVTEKIHDPLLAALLVGKAAVAAERGVSLRLTPDTLLADRLVDPQGLVTIVGNLVDNALDAVSASPGAHVEVELHGEGHSAVLQVRDSGTGIPEGQRELVFTEGWSTKKPPAHGKRGLGLALVRRLAERQGGSARAGQSAAGGAEFTVVLPEALAEPGLASADSAR, encoded by the coding sequence ATGAACACCGGACAGCCCAGGAGACTACGCATCGGGTTGCCCCGGCGCGTCTTCTCCCAGGTACTGCTGATGCAACTGGCCATAGCCGGCGGGGTCGCCGTACTGGCCACCGGCCTCTTTCTGCGCCCGCTCAGCGCCCAGCTCGACGACGAGGCCATGCGGCGTGCGCTCGCGATCGCCGAGACTACTGCCTCACCGCGGATCGCCGGGGAACTTCTCCGTACTCCGCCGACGGTGAACGGCCCTGTACAGGCCTACGCCGAGCGGATCCAGAAGGCGACCGGGGCCGAGTACATCGTGATCTGCGACCGCCGTGGGGTGCGCTGGTCGCATCCCACCCCCTCGGAGGTCGGCCGGCCCGTCTCCACCAGCGCCAGCGCCCCGCTGTCCGGCCATGAGGTGATGGGGATCGACACGGGGACCCTGGGCCGCTCGGCCCGCGGCAAGGTCCCGCTCCGTGACGACCACGGGCGGATCGTCGGCGCGGTCTCGGTCGGCATCACGTACGACAGCGTGCGCACCCAGCTGCTGGGCATGGTTCCCGGTCTGCTCGCCTACGCCGGCGGGGCGCTCGCCGCGGGTGCGCTGGCCGCGTACCTGATCTCCCGCCGCCTCCAACGACAGACGCACGACCTTGCGTTCTCCGACATCTCGGCGCTGCTCGCCGAGCGCGAGGCGATGCTGCACGGGATCCGGGAGGGTGTGGTGGCCCTCGACAGCGAAAACAAGATCCGGCTCATGAACGACGAGGCGCAGCGGCTGCTGAATCTCGGATCGGAGGCCATCGGACTCCCCCTCGCCGACGCGCTCGGTGAGGGACGTATCGCCGACGTACTGGCGGGGCGGGTGACGGGCGACGACCTGCTGACCGTCCGCGGTCAGCGGGTTCTGATCACCAACCGCATGCCGACCGACGACGGTGGCGCCGTGGCCACTCTCCGCGACAGGACGGAACTCGAGCGGCTCGGCCGCGAGCTCGACTCCACACGTGGACTGATAGACGCGCTGCGCGCCCAGGACCACGAGCACGCGAACCGGATGCACACCCTCCTCGGCCTTCTCGAACTGGAGATGCACGAGGAGGCCGCCGACTTCGTCACCGAGGTGGTGGGTGTCCACCGCACCACGGCCGAACGGGTCACCGAGAAGATCCACGATCCGCTGCTGGCCGCCCTGCTCGTGGGCAAGGCGGCGGTCGCGGCGGAGCGCGGGGTGTCGCTGCGGCTCACCCCCGACACCCTGCTGGCCGACCGGCTGGTGGACCCGCAGGGTCTGGTGACGATCGTCGGCAACCTGGTGGACAACGCCCTGGACGCCGTGTCCGCGTCTCCCGGCGCGCATGTGGAGGTCGAACTGCACGGCGAGGGCCACAGCGCCGTACTGCAGGTCCGCGACAGCGGGACGGGCATTCCCGAGGGGCAGCGCGAGCTGGTCTTCACGGAGGGCTGGTCGACCAAGAAGCCGCCCGCGCACGGCAAGCGCGGCCTGGGACTGGCCCTGGTCCGCAGACTTGCCGAACGGCAGGGCGGCAGCGCCCGGGCCGGGCAGAGCGCGGCGGGGGGAGCCGAATTCACCGTCGTACTCCCGGAAGCGCTCGCCGAACCGGGACTCGCGTCGGCGGACAGCGCGCGATGA